From a region of the Takifugu flavidus isolate HTHZ2018 chromosome 20, ASM371156v2, whole genome shotgun sequence genome:
- the erbin gene encoding erbin isoform X2 gives MSKRNLFVRLVPCRCLRGEEEAVTSLDYSHCSLETVPKEIFSFEKTLQELYLDANQIEELPKQLFNCQVLHRLSMPDNDLAVLPAAIANLINLRELDVSKNSIQEFPENIKNCKVLAIVEASVNPISKLPEGFTQLLSLTQLYLNDAFLEFLPASFGRLTKLQILELRENQLKVLPKSMQKLTQLERLDLGSNEFTEVPEVLDQLAGIRELWMDGNRLTFLPGMLGKLKQLVYLDVSKNNLEMVDEQICGCESLQDLLLSNNALTQLPGSIGSLKKLTALKVDENQLMYLPDSIGGLTSLDELDCSFNEIEALPSSIGQCVGIRTFAADHNFLVQLPPEMGNWKNATVLFLHSNKLESLPEEMGDMQKLKVINLSNNKLKNLPYSFTKLSQMTAMWLSENQSKPLIPLQKEEDPEIHKTVLTNYMFPQQTRTEDYIPNSDSESFNPSVWEEQRKHRAQVAFECDEDKDERETPPREGNLKRYPTPYPDELKNMVKTAQSVAHRLKEDESSDESGKPNERNHIGVQDVGVKVIEAPCSNGTSSDVEPLSALTFSSNPSVSESKDNSESYSSQKVPLKSSGSSMMNHEDTLEDSEELSDEEEEMKIAEMRPPLIEISINQPKVVTLNKDKKDDADSLLDDTVANSNQNNSNCSSPSRMSDSVSLTTDSSQDNSLCTPEREAKMPFLPKSRQEDENMNQHKDPTSFLHNGNGAETLQALLKSQQSPPEKMGDYDLSMEARLAFIEKGINNGVGETYKWDQINMNVSKMQTDNMVQLDEVDKTKNRTVTREDLNGKQGYSNENMEHFLNGNQQVGLGNKSQAMRVETSAAHVASTGVTASSDMSLSRSTEELSPEKRCQPPQVMKSHSVSNIEVGGMKVYSFDGDSDAYDTAGTMRGAGAGPGPGAQGQSIVRSKSAGQLLNDPALQVYQSSSASSSDLLSSSKPCASTSTSTSRYPVSSSMSMGVPPPQYNIQYTSSSMPKDGLWAPRTPVPPEHQGYLPPPPPHSLANTNYSNRNQAPPYPLQPLQRGAPMCPKPSGDMWADRLHSTGGQSRSSTLQRQSSAASTASIGDSRRIQIPDGEYMTYRDIHTLARGPLAMSHAMHRPLSARTYSIDVPGGSRPLSARPQPHELPERTMSVSDFNYQHSSPSKRPTARVSSEHSLLDGPGQMSGGAGRVPMDWRDQVMRHIEAKKMEKDDVFPQVQQSYTLDPHRKVPLMNGQMGPSGRPQMSQTPMARHPSREQLIDYLMLKVSHQGQAPPRIPQDTVQHEIHVKVEKNPELGFSISGGVGGRGNPFHPDDNGIYVTRVQPEGPASKVLQPGDKIIQANGYSFVNIDHGNAVSLLKTFPNTVDLTIVRDVQA, from the exons ATGTCCAAGCGGAACTTATTTGTTCGTCTGGTGCCATGCCGCTGCTTGCggggcgaggaggaggcggtAACATCGCTAGACTACTCCCACTGTAGCCTGGAGACTGTTCCCAAGGAGATCTTCAGCTTTGAAAAGACCCTGCAGGAACTCTACCTCGATGCCAACCAGATTGAGGAGCTACCTAAA CAACTGTTTAACTGCCAGGTACTCCACCGACTGAGCATGCCAGATAATGACCTGGCAGTGTTGCCAGCGGCGATCGCAAACCTCATCAATCTCAGGGAGCTTGATGTCAGCAAAAACA GTATCCAGGAGTTCCCAGAGAACATCAAAAACTGCAAAGTTCTAGCTATCGTAGAAGCCAGCGTGAATCCCATATCCAA gcTCCCTGAAGGCTTCACGCAGCTGCTGAGTCTGACGCAGCTCTACCTGAATGATGCCTTCCTGGAGTTTCTACCAGCCAGCTTTGGCAG GTTGACTAAACTACAGATCTTGGAGTTGAGAGAGAACCAGTTAAAGGTGCTGCCAAA AAGCATGCAGAAGCTCACACAGCTTGAGAGGTTAGACCTGGGGAGTAATGAGTTCACTGAAGTG CCTGAGGTGCTGGATCAGCTGGCTGGAATCAGAGAGCTGTGGATGGATGGGAACAGACTGACCTTTTTACCTGGG ATGCTGGGGAAGCTGAAGCAGCTGGTTTACTTAGACGTGTCTAAGAACAACCTGGAGATGGTGGACGAGCAAATCTGCGGCTGTGAGAGTCTTCAGGACCTCCTGCTCTCAAACAACGCTCTCACCCAGCTGCCAGGCTCCATCG GCTCGCtgaagaagctgactgcactgaAAGTGGATGAGAACCAGCTGATGTATCTGCCAGACTCCATTGGAGG GCTGACATCTCTGGATGAACTGGACTGCAGTTTCAATGAGATCGAAGCTCTGCCCTCCTCCATTGGCCAGTGCGTCGGCATCCGCACCTTTGCTGCAGATCACAACTTCCTTGTCCAGCTTCCCCCCGAG ATGGGTAATTGGAAGAATGCAACTGTGCTGTTCCTTCATTCCAACAAGCTGGAGTCTTTGCCAGAGGAGATGGGGGACATGCAGAAGCTCAAGGTCATAAATCTCAGCAACAACAA gTTAAAGAATCTTCCATACAGCTTCACTAAACTCAGTCAGATGACTGCAATGTGGCTGTCTGAAAATCAG TCAAAGCCCCTGATCCCTCTCCAGAAAGAGGAGGACCCTGAGATCCACAAAACTGTGCTGACCAACTACATGTTCCCCCAGCAGACCAGGACAGAGGACT ATATCCCCAACTCCGATTCAGAAAGCTTTAATCCATCCGTCTGGGAAGAACAACGCAAGCACAGAGCTCAGGTGGCCTTCGAGTGTGACGAAGACAAAGATGAGCGAGAAACGCCACCACGG GAAGGAAACCTGAAACGCTACCCTACACCATACCCAGACGAGCTGAAGAACATGGTCAAGACTGCCCAGTCTGTGGCTCACAGGCTGAAGGAAGACGAGTCGAGCGACGAGTCTGGCAAACCCAATGAGAGGAACCACATCGGTGTGCAGGATGTGGGAGTAAAG GTGATAGAGGCCCCTTGTTCTAACGGGACATCATCAGATGTAGAGCCACTATCTGCCCTCACATTTTCCTCAAACCCGTCGGTATCAGAATCAAAAGACAATTCAGAGtcttacagttctcagaaagtCCCACTTAAATCTTCAGGGAGCTCCATGATGAACCACGAGGACACACTGGAG GATTCTGAGGAGCTctctgatgaggaagaggagatgaaaaTTGCAGAGATGAGACCTCCTCTGATTGAGATTTCAATCAACCAACCCAAAGTGGTGACTTTAAATAAGGACAAAAAGG ATGATGCTGATTCCTTACTGGACGACACCGTGGCCAACAGCAACCAGAACAACAGCAACTGCTCATCTCCATCTCGCATGTCTGACTCGGTGTCTCTGACCACAGACAGCAGTCAGGACAACTCTCTCTGCACCCCCGAACGCGAAGCAAAGATGCCCTTCCTGCCAAAAAGCCG ACAAGAAGACGAGAACATGAACCAGCATAAAGACCCCACCTCTTTCCTTCATAACGGCAATGGAGCCGAGACCCTTCAGGCTCTTTTAAAATCACAGCAGAGCCCCCCGGAGAAAATGGGTGACTATGACCTCTCCATGGAGGCCAGGCTGGCCTTCATTGAGAAAGGAATTAATAATGGCGTGGGAGAAACATACAAATGGGACCAAATCAACATGAATGTGTCCAAGATGCAAACTGACAACATGGTTCAGCTGGACGAGGTGGACAAGACCAAGAATCGAACGGTAACCCGGGAGGACTTGAACGGCAAGCAGGGTTACAGCAATGAGAACATGGAGCATTTTCTGAATGGAAACCAGCAGGTCGGTCTGGGCAACAAAAGCCAAGCCATGAGAGTAGAGACATCTGCTGCGCATGTGGCCTCGACAGGCGTGACAGCTAGCAGTGACATGTCGCTGTCTCGCAGCACCGAGGAGCTCTCCCCAGAGAAAAGATGCCAACCCCCTCAGGTGATGAAGTCACACAGCGTCAGCAACATAGAAGTCGGGGGCATGAAGGTTTACTCCTTTGACGGAGACAGTGACGCCTACGACACAGCAGGGACGAtgaggggggcgggggcgggccCCGGGCCAGGGGCTCAGGGCCAGAGCATCGTCCGGAGCAAGTCGGCAGGCCAGTTGCTCAATGACCCAGCACTGCAGGTCTACCAGAGCTCTTCTGCATCCTCCTCAGACCTGCTGTCATCCTCCAAGCCCTGcgccagcaccagcaccagcaccagcagataCCCCGTCTCCTCCAGCATGAGCATGGGCGTCCCTCCCCCTCAGTATAACATACAGTACACGAGCAGTTCCATGCCTAAAGATGGTCTCTGGGCTCCAAGGACACCTGTGCCCCCAGAGCACCAAGGCTACCttccgccccctcctccacactcaCTTGCCAACACTAATTACTCCAACCGCAACCAGGCACCTCCTTACCCACTGCAGCCCCTGCAGAGGGGGGCTCCCATGTGCCCCAAGCCTTCTGGGGATATGTGGGCTGATAGACTTCACTCTACCGGAGGCCAGTCTAGAAGTAGCACTCTGCAGAGGCAAAGCAGCGCTGCCTCCACAGCTTCCATCGGTGACTCAAGACGCATACAGATCCCCGATGGTGAATACATGACATACAGAGACATTCACACCCTCGCCAGGGGGCCACTAGCGATGAGCCACGCCATGCACCGGCCGCTGTCCGCTCGCACTTACAGCATTGACGTGCCTGGAGGGTCCAGACCTCTCAGTGCCAGGCCGCAGCCCCACGAGCTTCCAGAAAGGACCATGTCCGTCAGCGATTTCAATTACCAGCACAGCAGCCCCAGCAAGCGACCCACGGCCAGGGTGAGCTCTGAGCATTCACTGTTGGACGGGCCTGGGCAGATGTCGGGAGGGGCCGGAAGGGTGCCGATGGACTGGAGGGACCAGGTGATGAGGCACATCGAGgccaaaaaaatggaaaag GATGACGTGTTCCCACAAGTGCAGCAGAGCTACACCCTTGACCCCCACAGAAAA GTGCCTTTGATGAACGGTCAGATGGGCCCCTCTGGCCGTCCTCAGATGAGCCAGACCCCCATGGCCCGCCACCCTTCCAGAGAACAGCTTATCGATTATCTAATGCTCAAAGTCTCCCATCAGGGCCAGGCCCCCCCACGCATCCCTCAAGACACTGTGCAGCATGAG ATCCATGTGAAAGTGGAGAAGAATCCCGAGCTGGGGTTCAGTATATCCGGGGGAGTGGGAGGCCGTGGAAACCCCTTTCATCCCGATGACAAT GGTATATATGTGACCAGGGTTCAACCTGAGGGCCCGGCATCTAAGGTTCTTCAACCTGGAGATAAAATAATCCAG GCAAACGGATACAGCTTTGTGAATATCGATCACGGCAACGCGGTGTCCCTCCTGAAGACCTTTCCTAACACTGTGGATTTGACTATTGTCAGAGACGTGCAGGCGTAG
- the erbin gene encoding erbin isoform X1, producing MSKRNLFVRLVPCRCLRGEEEAVTSLDYSHCSLETVPKEIFSFEKTLQELYLDANQIEELPKQLFNCQVLHRLSMPDNDLAVLPAAIANLINLRELDVSKNSIQEFPENIKNCKVLAIVEASVNPISKLPEGFTQLLSLTQLYLNDAFLEFLPASFGRLTKLQILELRENQLKVLPKSMQKLTQLERLDLGSNEFTEVPEVLDQLAGIRELWMDGNRLTFLPGMLGKLKQLVYLDVSKNNLEMVDEQICGCESLQDLLLSNNALTQLPGSIGSLKKLTALKVDENQLMYLPDSIGGLTSLDELDCSFNEIEALPSSIGQCVGIRTFAADHNFLVQLPPEMGNWKNATVLFLHSNKLESLPEEMGDMQKLKVINLSNNKLKNLPYSFTKLSQMTAMWLSENQSKPLIPLQKEEDPEIHKTVLTNYMFPQQTRTEDYIPNSDSESFNPSVWEEQRKHRAQVAFECDEDKDERETPPREGNLKRYPTPYPDELKNMVKTAQSVAHRLKEDESSDESGKPNERNHIGVQDVGVKVIEAPCSNGTSSDVEPLSALTFSSNPSVSESKDNSESYSSQKVPLKSSGSSMMNHEDTLEDSEELSDEEEEMKIAEMRPPLIEISINQPKVVTLNKDKKDDADSLLDDTVANSNQNNSNCSSPSRMSDSVSLTTDSSQDNSLCTPEREAKMPFLPKSRQEDENMNQHKDPTSFLHNGNGAETLQALLKSQQSPPEKMGDYDLSMEARLAFIEKGINNGVGETYKWDQINMNVSKMQTDNMVQLDEVDKTKNRTVTREDLNGKQGYSNENMEHFLNGNQQVGLGNKSQAMRVETSAAHVASTGVTASSDMSLSRSTEELSPEKRCQPPQVMKSHSVSNIEVGGMKVYSFDGDSDAYDTAGTMRGAGAGPGPGAQGQSIVRSKSAGQLLNDPALQVYQSSSASSSDLLSSSKPCASTSTSTSRYPVSSSMSMGVPPPQYNIQYTSSSMPKDGLWAPRTPVPPEHQGYLPPPPPHSLANTNYSNRNQAPPYPLQPLQRGAPMCPKPSGDMWADRLHSTGGQSRSSTLQRQSSAASTASIGDSRRIQIPDGEYMTYRDIHTLARGPLAMSHAMHRPLSARTYSIDVPGGSRPLSARPQPHELPERTMSVSDFNYQHSSPSKRPTARVSSEHSLLDGPGQMSGGAGRVPMDWRDQVMRHIEAKKMEKSALSRSFNSYNSPLSRSHYTSCRDMHASQGSLVFSARDGQPRTALGLCDDVFPQVQQSYTLDPHRKVPLMNGQMGPSGRPQMSQTPMARHPSREQLIDYLMLKVSHQGQAPPRIPQDTVQHEIHVKVEKNPELGFSISGGVGGRGNPFHPDDNGIYVTRVQPEGPASKVLQPGDKIIQANGYSFVNIDHGNAVSLLKTFPNTVDLTIVRDVQA from the exons ATGTCCAAGCGGAACTTATTTGTTCGTCTGGTGCCATGCCGCTGCTTGCggggcgaggaggaggcggtAACATCGCTAGACTACTCCCACTGTAGCCTGGAGACTGTTCCCAAGGAGATCTTCAGCTTTGAAAAGACCCTGCAGGAACTCTACCTCGATGCCAACCAGATTGAGGAGCTACCTAAA CAACTGTTTAACTGCCAGGTACTCCACCGACTGAGCATGCCAGATAATGACCTGGCAGTGTTGCCAGCGGCGATCGCAAACCTCATCAATCTCAGGGAGCTTGATGTCAGCAAAAACA GTATCCAGGAGTTCCCAGAGAACATCAAAAACTGCAAAGTTCTAGCTATCGTAGAAGCCAGCGTGAATCCCATATCCAA gcTCCCTGAAGGCTTCACGCAGCTGCTGAGTCTGACGCAGCTCTACCTGAATGATGCCTTCCTGGAGTTTCTACCAGCCAGCTTTGGCAG GTTGACTAAACTACAGATCTTGGAGTTGAGAGAGAACCAGTTAAAGGTGCTGCCAAA AAGCATGCAGAAGCTCACACAGCTTGAGAGGTTAGACCTGGGGAGTAATGAGTTCACTGAAGTG CCTGAGGTGCTGGATCAGCTGGCTGGAATCAGAGAGCTGTGGATGGATGGGAACAGACTGACCTTTTTACCTGGG ATGCTGGGGAAGCTGAAGCAGCTGGTTTACTTAGACGTGTCTAAGAACAACCTGGAGATGGTGGACGAGCAAATCTGCGGCTGTGAGAGTCTTCAGGACCTCCTGCTCTCAAACAACGCTCTCACCCAGCTGCCAGGCTCCATCG GCTCGCtgaagaagctgactgcactgaAAGTGGATGAGAACCAGCTGATGTATCTGCCAGACTCCATTGGAGG GCTGACATCTCTGGATGAACTGGACTGCAGTTTCAATGAGATCGAAGCTCTGCCCTCCTCCATTGGCCAGTGCGTCGGCATCCGCACCTTTGCTGCAGATCACAACTTCCTTGTCCAGCTTCCCCCCGAG ATGGGTAATTGGAAGAATGCAACTGTGCTGTTCCTTCATTCCAACAAGCTGGAGTCTTTGCCAGAGGAGATGGGGGACATGCAGAAGCTCAAGGTCATAAATCTCAGCAACAACAA gTTAAAGAATCTTCCATACAGCTTCACTAAACTCAGTCAGATGACTGCAATGTGGCTGTCTGAAAATCAG TCAAAGCCCCTGATCCCTCTCCAGAAAGAGGAGGACCCTGAGATCCACAAAACTGTGCTGACCAACTACATGTTCCCCCAGCAGACCAGGACAGAGGACT ATATCCCCAACTCCGATTCAGAAAGCTTTAATCCATCCGTCTGGGAAGAACAACGCAAGCACAGAGCTCAGGTGGCCTTCGAGTGTGACGAAGACAAAGATGAGCGAGAAACGCCACCACGG GAAGGAAACCTGAAACGCTACCCTACACCATACCCAGACGAGCTGAAGAACATGGTCAAGACTGCCCAGTCTGTGGCTCACAGGCTGAAGGAAGACGAGTCGAGCGACGAGTCTGGCAAACCCAATGAGAGGAACCACATCGGTGTGCAGGATGTGGGAGTAAAG GTGATAGAGGCCCCTTGTTCTAACGGGACATCATCAGATGTAGAGCCACTATCTGCCCTCACATTTTCCTCAAACCCGTCGGTATCAGAATCAAAAGACAATTCAGAGtcttacagttctcagaaagtCCCACTTAAATCTTCAGGGAGCTCCATGATGAACCACGAGGACACACTGGAG GATTCTGAGGAGCTctctgatgaggaagaggagatgaaaaTTGCAGAGATGAGACCTCCTCTGATTGAGATTTCAATCAACCAACCCAAAGTGGTGACTTTAAATAAGGACAAAAAGG ATGATGCTGATTCCTTACTGGACGACACCGTGGCCAACAGCAACCAGAACAACAGCAACTGCTCATCTCCATCTCGCATGTCTGACTCGGTGTCTCTGACCACAGACAGCAGTCAGGACAACTCTCTCTGCACCCCCGAACGCGAAGCAAAGATGCCCTTCCTGCCAAAAAGCCG ACAAGAAGACGAGAACATGAACCAGCATAAAGACCCCACCTCTTTCCTTCATAACGGCAATGGAGCCGAGACCCTTCAGGCTCTTTTAAAATCACAGCAGAGCCCCCCGGAGAAAATGGGTGACTATGACCTCTCCATGGAGGCCAGGCTGGCCTTCATTGAGAAAGGAATTAATAATGGCGTGGGAGAAACATACAAATGGGACCAAATCAACATGAATGTGTCCAAGATGCAAACTGACAACATGGTTCAGCTGGACGAGGTGGACAAGACCAAGAATCGAACGGTAACCCGGGAGGACTTGAACGGCAAGCAGGGTTACAGCAATGAGAACATGGAGCATTTTCTGAATGGAAACCAGCAGGTCGGTCTGGGCAACAAAAGCCAAGCCATGAGAGTAGAGACATCTGCTGCGCATGTGGCCTCGACAGGCGTGACAGCTAGCAGTGACATGTCGCTGTCTCGCAGCACCGAGGAGCTCTCCCCAGAGAAAAGATGCCAACCCCCTCAGGTGATGAAGTCACACAGCGTCAGCAACATAGAAGTCGGGGGCATGAAGGTTTACTCCTTTGACGGAGACAGTGACGCCTACGACACAGCAGGGACGAtgaggggggcgggggcgggccCCGGGCCAGGGGCTCAGGGCCAGAGCATCGTCCGGAGCAAGTCGGCAGGCCAGTTGCTCAATGACCCAGCACTGCAGGTCTACCAGAGCTCTTCTGCATCCTCCTCAGACCTGCTGTCATCCTCCAAGCCCTGcgccagcaccagcaccagcaccagcagataCCCCGTCTCCTCCAGCATGAGCATGGGCGTCCCTCCCCCTCAGTATAACATACAGTACACGAGCAGTTCCATGCCTAAAGATGGTCTCTGGGCTCCAAGGACACCTGTGCCCCCAGAGCACCAAGGCTACCttccgccccctcctccacactcaCTTGCCAACACTAATTACTCCAACCGCAACCAGGCACCTCCTTACCCACTGCAGCCCCTGCAGAGGGGGGCTCCCATGTGCCCCAAGCCTTCTGGGGATATGTGGGCTGATAGACTTCACTCTACCGGAGGCCAGTCTAGAAGTAGCACTCTGCAGAGGCAAAGCAGCGCTGCCTCCACAGCTTCCATCGGTGACTCAAGACGCATACAGATCCCCGATGGTGAATACATGACATACAGAGACATTCACACCCTCGCCAGGGGGCCACTAGCGATGAGCCACGCCATGCACCGGCCGCTGTCCGCTCGCACTTACAGCATTGACGTGCCTGGAGGGTCCAGACCTCTCAGTGCCAGGCCGCAGCCCCACGAGCTTCCAGAAAGGACCATGTCCGTCAGCGATTTCAATTACCAGCACAGCAGCCCCAGCAAGCGACCCACGGCCAGGGTGAGCTCTGAGCATTCACTGTTGGACGGGCCTGGGCAGATGTCGGGAGGGGCCGGAAGGGTGCCGATGGACTGGAGGGACCAGGTGATGAGGCACATCGAGgccaaaaaaatggaaaag AGTGCGTTGTCACGCTCCTTTAATTCCTATAACTCTCCGCTGAGCCGGTCACACTACACCAGCTGTAGGGACATGCATGCCAGCCAAGGTTCCCTGGTCTTTAGCGCCAGGGACGGACAGCCCCGCACAGCTCTGGGCCTTTGT GATGACGTGTTCCCACAAGTGCAGCAGAGCTACACCCTTGACCCCCACAGAAAA GTGCCTTTGATGAACGGTCAGATGGGCCCCTCTGGCCGTCCTCAGATGAGCCAGACCCCCATGGCCCGCCACCCTTCCAGAGAACAGCTTATCGATTATCTAATGCTCAAAGTCTCCCATCAGGGCCAGGCCCCCCCACGCATCCCTCAAGACACTGTGCAGCATGAG ATCCATGTGAAAGTGGAGAAGAATCCCGAGCTGGGGTTCAGTATATCCGGGGGAGTGGGAGGCCGTGGAAACCCCTTTCATCCCGATGACAAT GGTATATATGTGACCAGGGTTCAACCTGAGGGCCCGGCATCTAAGGTTCTTCAACCTGGAGATAAAATAATCCAG GCAAACGGATACAGCTTTGTGAATATCGATCACGGCAACGCGGTGTCCCTCCTGAAGACCTTTCCTAACACTGTGGATTTGACTATTGTCAGAGACGTGCAGGCGTAG